A segment of the Macrobrachium nipponense isolate FS-2020 chromosome 1, ASM1510439v2, whole genome shotgun sequence genome:
TCATTCACAGTacattttatctcattttctcATATAGTTCCTCCTATTTTTACAGTTTGCTCATGCTGCTTTCGACCTCCCTACCCAAGCTCCAGGCTGCCTGATGCTGTGTGCGCTCCTGCCCCTACACTAACTCCCTCAACTGACGACTAGGTGTCTCTGGTTGATGAGCCAGGTGCCAAGACAAGGAAAACGCAAGTTTCCAACGTCTTGGATGTGGCCATACCAAGGTACAGGCCCTCCAGGAGGATATGAAGGCCTCCATCCAGCCACCTCTGCGTGACCCCAGCACCCTCTACTGGCGCAAATATTTTGAAGAGGTGGAGGATGACTGCAAGGAGGTGTCTGCTCACCTGAGGGTGACACTAAAAATTTAAGTCCTCTTCCCCATTCAGTGCTACATTCATGCCTCCAAAGAGGGCGTCGCGAGGCCGTCACGGAGCCTGGTTCATCATACGCTGGCAGAGGTGACAGGGGATAGTTGGCACCTGTGGTGCCTGTAGACCAGCCTGCAACTCCTCATGGTTTTGGCCCACCACCTGCACTTTCAGGCAGTCAGTCCTTTCACCTGACAGCACAACAGGTGGCATTGCTACAAGCTCAGCTATTGGGGTCCACAGTGACCTCCACCGCGAAGGACCTCAGCAACCTGTCAATCGACACCACATTTCTGAATAATTTAGTCTCAATTTTAAGTTTACTTGTTATGTATGCGAGGATGTGTATAGTACTTATATTTATTGTATGCTGgtgtaatatatttttgtataagtggctgtgtatttttcttaaatttgtatgtatgtttgtgttttatatcaaataaatatatatttgcaatatcATGTCTGGCTCTATCCCCTTTCCAATAACTAAGTattgatgaaaataatatatcatgggatttgaaaaatatcttttattaaatTAACTACCACAAATATAAGTACACAAATAAAGAGGGCAAAATGAACCTGAAAAGACTATCTAAGTACATATTACTGAATCTTAAATAAGTCCAAAATACTATATGCAACATATGGGCaaagaaacaaaattacaaaagcagaaaaaaataagcaAGTCAGATACAATGTAACAAATATTGGAGGGAAGGTACTCTCAAAAAGATAGAACTATCATTTCAGACAAGAatcaatgtcaagcaattatcaCAAAGAGCAAAATAACTACAACACATACAAGTACACAAATATTAAgtaaatattgcaatttgaacaAAATGCATGAACAGACATTTAAGTAAATACAGTGAGTTAGACAATAAAGTATGCAGGAAAGTAACTAAATCATGTTCTCCTGCCAATGCACTAGCCTTCAGCCGatgaaaaattttctttcagCATGTTCCGTTGTTCCTTTGGATTCCTGGTTGCAGTGATGCCGGTCACGGTTGGAAGGGCTGCTCCTAAGGATGGGTCACTCGTCCAGCTACCAGGTATGACAGTATGTGTGACAAGGCGATCTTTATTTCCTTCTTGTCTACATGAGATTTTTCCTATTATAATATCATGCTGAACACATGCATATCGCCATGTGGAGTATTCAGAATCTGTTTGCCAGAATCCCGAAAACAATCTCCACCGTCCTGCATGCCTTAATCAACCTGTAGTTGTGTATCCATTCCTCCATGGATAGGCAGGCGTCTTTATGGGTTAGGGCGTCATAGGGTAATTCTGCAGGGGAAAAGCATCATCATCAACTAGTAAATAGTCCACAGGAGATCCATTAGGTTGACCTGGCAGGCCTCAGGTTGGGGAAGATTTGTTTCCTGTTGCAACAGCATTTCAGCCAGTCAGGTCTGGGCAAATACACCACCATCTGACTCTGACCCAATGGCACCCATGTTGACGTATAGGAACTTGTATGAAGCATCGGCAATTGCAAGTAATACCATGGAGTAGAACTTCTTGTAGTTGAAGTAATGCCTACCGCCTTGGGGAGTGTTACGGAGCCTAATGTGTTTGCCATCTATAGCTCCAATTATGCGAGGGAAGTTCCACCATTCCTCAAAACTCTGTgcaacctcctgccaagcttcaGGTGTTTGTGGCACCTCCAGTTCCTCATCCCTTTAGGCAGCAACAATGGCCCTGCAGGTCTCCGGTACAATGTAGCTAACAGTGTTTTAGGCTACCAAGAACGAGTATTGCAGACTCTTGTATGAATCATCTGTAGCAAGGAACGTAGGGTGATAGCAACACGTAGGCCTGGCTTAACGGGTTTACTCCAGAATGTCACTTTCTTCAAAATGTAGGGTGTGACTTGTTCAACAATTTCGTTGAAGAGGACCCTGTCAATCCAGGTAAAATTTTAGTACAGGTCTGGGGTTTCGGTTGACAACTCCATCAGGTTATCATAGTGATCTTGCTCCATTGTTTTTTTGCAGGTACAGCAGCACCCACACCCTCCTTTACTGCCTCATTGTTTTCACTGTGTGGTTTACAGCAACCAGTGCATTCTCCAGCAATAACATGGTGTGCATGTATTCAACGATGAACAGCAACATTTCTCTTCTATCCGTACTTACTATAGCTATAAGTTCACGAATTTCAGCAATGTCCTCCATGTCGATTCAACAGGATGGGAGTATATGTTGATGCTGCAGTGTTAAGTCAGCGACTAGCAACACGTGCTGCTGGCCGGCCCTTTTATAGCTGGGGTTTAATCCCCGCAGTACGTGGGATCAACGTGAGGTTGATGTAACTCAGCAACGTACAACGTTACACATACAGTATAAGTACGACGGTGTTATGTGCTCTGCCATGCACTACTTTTGGCTGTGCCGCCACTTGTCAGGGCACTTCCGGTAAGCGTCACATCACGCTTCTGCAGTAGGTACATTTGTGGCGAACTATAATACTCTTGCTTTACGCACATCAACCCATGTCACATGTCCAGTTGGGAGTGGCTTATTCACCTCGTGTATGGTCACCTTCCACAATTTCCGCCATGCGTGAGCATGCATGCCTtcatacgtgaatgtgtgaactTAGCATGAATCCTTGTGTCAGAGTGTCAGATGACAAGATCATGTGTAAAGTTTATTTTCAACTCAGGTTTGTCAGAGTTTAATGTTCAATTCTTAATACAACTAGTGAAAATATGCTCTAAGTATGGATTCACGGGTCGGCTGAAGAAAAGAATAGGAGATTCGAAGGTCAGTTGCATAATACATATTCTATAGatatttgatataaatataaCTAACACAGTCGCACTTCAAATCAtacagctaagagagagagagagagagagagagaaagagagagagagagagagagagagagagagattttctgtaCTTATTTGATTTTGCCTTACAATTTTCAAATTATCAGGAATTTGCACTGAATTACTGTACTTATTATAGAATTATCCTACCATCGTGCACGTGATATTGCAAATATTCAAATTGTCATACTTGTACGATAATTAACGCACGCTTGGAATCGCTGATTAATATGTTgataagtataatataataacgatataaTGAAAGCCATGTAATTTGATTACCAGTGGAAAAGGAAACAGCCACTTTCAATATTTGAAAAACTTTACACCTTTGTCATCGTTTCAGGTCAAACCTTACTTTATTCAGGGTTTTCATTACAGCCTTCATAtgaagagtttttgtttttattccactAAATCAAATTCCAATATGTTTTACAACGTGATATGTTTCAtcgttagaaaaggaaaaataaaataacttttgaatCTCGTGAAAATGTGGCCAATATTtcgtacttttttggagggtagGGACCGCCTTTTTCCCTTCAATTGATTGTCATTTTTGGACAGTAGTTTCTGTTTTAAATTCCCTAGGTGTTTACAACTTTCCTCCGGTGAAAAAAATCAACTCCTACACTTGGGCATTTTATGTAAAGTTTGTAGTCTAAGCATAAATCTGCATAAAACTCACGTATACAgatataaaaattgttttttacgTCCCCTATAAATACACGCAAAAATACacgcaaaaatacacacacacacaccacacacacacatatatatatatatatatatatatatatatatatatatatatatatatatatatatatatatatatatatagatatatactatagagtaaaaaattatataatatatatattatatatatatatatatatatataatatatatatatatatatatatagatatatatattataatatatatatatatatatatataataatataatatattatatatatatatattatactatatatacacacatatatatatatatctattagatatatatattataatatatatcttatatataatatatatatatatatattatatatagtaatataaataaaatatatatatcctatatattataatatataatatatatatattatattatatatatttatattatattataatatatatattatatatatatatatattatatataaatatatatcatatataatatatataatatatatatatatatatatattagtatatatattatatatatgatacatatatatatatatatatactatatatctatatatatatatatatatatatatatatatatacattatatgctgGCCGAAATTATTTCAACTgcaatatcatcgttattttttagCATGGctggatatccggatcaaaatagcactaaaaaccataccctataaaatctacatataagGTCCGAagttggttcaattcggtccaaTATTTTCGCTGTCTACAgcgaatatacacacatacatacatagtccaacaatcagatttatatatatatatgttttcccgCAGGGAGaagtttcgccttcctacagcgtgctacGTCTGTGCAGGaagtccaaaatgagagaaaatttatacGCCCAAGTATTATTGGAGATGAACCGTGAAAGTCATTATTTTGTACTGCCAGAGTCATGCAGTtactactatattttgtgttttgagccggccaatgtgtttgatgtgtataagctgttttatgtgaggtatggctaggcaggggctagccagggtagTGGCCAAGCATCTgttagatgaaagagggctataattaatatgtttaatatgccattgtgatgtgatgtgctgtgtcttttttggaatgtgcagactgatcacttttaacttccaaTGATgaagacagagtccgagcgacacctAGAGAAAGCTGAGAAATCATTTCtgggcaggtcaatgttcgttctgttggtatgtgagttcgtgagggcttgttcaaggtgcctttgaaaactggctgtgaccagttaattgggcaTTGAGGAAGAGTTTGAATTCatctgtacgtgtacgagctatgtccgttcataacggCAGGTTTTAGGCAGAACGggggagacggctgccttggggagaaagagcctggatggctctataatgtatatttgttaaaatgtttgaagttccaagctgtaatgggtaagtgtcatTATGCTTTAGCCATAGGGATGGCTTgatgtctgtttgacattttgtaaagatgttctatttcatttaatcttttgactttgtctttacaattgtgtgtctgctcactagtgtgttctcctgtcttttaaacaggcggttctagtgaggggacagattattctagtgaggggaccgagtgtcctagtggaaggaactataatattttggagaagagataattggtgtgactaattactgattaagacatttaaatacaggggggttatctgagttagttgtctgtgagacttgaactattatcattccattaatgatcctgtaagaacatgaattattcaactagtactttactttgaataaacgtatataattttgtagctccgactctaatttaatgacctgatggaatggagagagagagagaagagagagagagagagagagagagagagagagagagagaagagactgggGGTTAGCAGTTTGCCTAACGcactggctaaacgcataccaaatataaaAGCTACTGGGGGCGACGCCCTTTGCTGGTaatgatagacatatatatcatgtattatctataatatatatatatatagatatataattatatagatattataatatatatatttatatatatagatatatatagaaatacatattatatatatatatatatatatctatatatatatatatataatatatatatatatatatatatatataatggggggTTAtttccattcccccccccccattatgcatcaggtaagagtgtagcacgaaacggaaggcaaaccaacacacagcattacacacgcctctctctctctctctccggcaatccctctctctctctctctctctctctcggcaatccctctctctctctctctctctctctctctctctctctctctctctctcctctctctccaaggaatctctctctctctctagcaccgacacctctctctctctccatctctttctctccattctaacaggtaatgaaaatgagagagtcgcatcataacattaacgtttattaacaatgaataaataatggataatcagtcaagcaatcaagtcttacagactaactcaaaaaaccccgaatagtacaatgtctgatagtaatcattagtcaccaaaaagtccacacccatctgggaactctttgtccccctccattccagaatcgtctgtttcaaagatacagaacacatcccggtaagtacacacacaagattgacaatcaatgactaaatattggatatcatcataaaaaatgtcaaacagataataagccagccttcggctaaaacacttcaacactcacccaagcaaccggaacacttaaacacagttaacaaaaactccccggcgaacaccacggcatcttgcctttcacttgaagaccctctgtcaaaatcctcccatagacttgcgtatgaaactattaaagggaagaggcacacacgcacatacgaacgcacccttcgttagcgcctcatggTTCTAGctacatccagtttcacaaaggcactttgagaagagttcataaaactgtcgtgcattgacttgtctaaccaatcatttttatctcacgccacctatagaatactcattgtcagctactctcaggtcgttgctcctgcactgttctccacattccataggtcacagagaacacacagacaatatattatgaatcaaaaaccctaggccttacatagctcggccaccccatgctagcccccgcctagcaaaattgcctatataatacaaaacacactggccagcttaaaataaaatacaagtaaaaactgcacgtctctggcattataaaataaagtatattactcttatatctccaaataacactagaatttttctctaattttttctgcatttcttgaatatccctctttgcttgtctgcaactagctgcacagacagtagactgtaggaaggcggaatgcctccctcattgtagaagacttctcacggcttctgcagatccccaaaaaacacgctgtagaattctcgcgatcacccacgtggaaattcttgtaatcaccctggggtgaaatgacagcaacactctctgcacggctggtggacgtcttgctggagtcgggaaatgacttttttggtgtgtgttagtatgtcagtcaagtcactggtcaatctaagaaaattaacccagacatactacttctatcaaacaatgatctcaaaaagtcagaaatactaactgaacgtctcccaactaactccacttaatatgactactaaatcataagtcattatcaccactctcaaagaaaaaaaaacatcaagttctccaactcaattctccaaactcacacatcagcacacacacaactcagaaatcacagcaactccatggacctctgtactcacatttcaaactcgaatgtgctcacaagaaaaaaaaaaagaaaaaatcgtaatgagcccaaggaaaaaaaagaatcacgtaacaagcccagacccaaaaaattttctctcaaactctgatatctgaacaacccacaaaatcagtaaaaatctccaacttttaacagcaaaaacccctttactgctcaataattaatcacaatgagacttaatgtcaaactcccttttacgtaaataacaactcctgaaaaaaattacatctcccggtaaaaagaaatgctatttaaaactcaatcccccaattaaatctctcgtaggaaaaggaagaaaaataataaaaagataatcacaagtaggtttccccaatcacaaaatacataacatatgtatgatatacatcaAACTACTCTAATAGCTTAACGTAAACACAAACTTCCCTCAACTCCCAACTTCTTATAACTATAACTACAATAACTCTACATAACTTAACCTAACTAATAGTCCAGAAATCCGCTCCccgcatttttcccaagaaatgctccatgtaaagttatggaatttgccagaaagcaaactcttacccatgcactttcgtgaaatgctattatcaacatttccagatattgctaaaattctgatctatcatcatcagaggaaaaatcaGCACActgctcatcacatcgcttgtcagcaaaaaaatcgcctgcggacgcatgctcaaacaacagcaca
Coding sequences within it:
- the LOC135218892 gene encoding uncharacterized protein LOC135218892 codes for the protein MEDIAEIRELIAIVSTDRREMLLFIVEYMHTMLLLENALVAVNHTVKTMRQDEELEVPQTPEAWQEVAQSFEEWWNFPRIIGAIDGKHIRLRNTPQGGRHYFNYKKFYSMVLLAIADASYKFLYVNMGAIGSESDGGVFAQT